A genomic segment from Flammeovirga pectinis encodes:
- a CDS encoding GNAT family N-acetyltransferase, whose amino-acid sequence MNIIEQIDLNFKLHAVALPKECNLMQVFSTDNINYIDSGLEADTFNVIHLEKTDSISKNELEKILNFYENRLRKVCIWIESSKLNTKTEHIFSQLSIGESGINKGMYSSQLDKIRDVEDCFNIYQVDNKQDIIDHAFVIANNWDPFDINILHYYDRTSTIILTNKNNLLFNYKEDNVIVGVIELFIEKENPKNAGIYNLSVMKENRRKGIGSKLIQHAMKVAHQKGVELLLLQASDYSANLFLKEGFKVQGEFIEFCKK is encoded by the coding sequence ATGAATATAATAGAACAAATAGATTTAAATTTCAAATTACATGCTGTGGCATTACCAAAAGAATGTAATTTGATGCAAGTTTTTTCAACAGACAATATTAATTATATCGATAGTGGATTAGAAGCCGATACTTTTAATGTAATTCATTTAGAAAAAACAGATTCTATCTCAAAAAATGAATTAGAAAAGATTCTAAACTTTTATGAAAATAGGTTGAGAAAAGTATGTATATGGATTGAAAGTTCTAAACTTAATACAAAGACTGAACATATTTTTTCACAATTGTCAATTGGCGAAAGTGGAATAAATAAAGGGATGTATTCATCTCAACTAGATAAAATTAGAGATGTAGAAGATTGTTTCAATATCTACCAAGTAGATAATAAGCAAGACATCATTGATCATGCATTTGTTATTGCAAACAATTGGGACCCTTTTGATATAAATATTCTTCATTATTATGATAGAACATCAACTATTATATTAACTAATAAGAATAACTTGCTATTTAATTACAAAGAGGATAATGTAATTGTTGGAGTAATAGAATTATTTATTGAAAAGGAGAATCCAAAAAATGCAGGAATCTATAATCTATCAGTAATGAAAGAGAACAGAAGAAAGGGAATAGGGAGTAAACTTATTCAGCATGCTATGAAAGTAGCACACCAAAAAGGAGTAGAATTATTATTACTGCAAGCTTCAGATTATTCAGCAAACTTATTTTTAAAAGAAGGATTTAAAGTGCAGGGAGAATTTATTGAATTTTGTAAAAAAT